A DNA window from Castanea sativa cultivar Marrone di Chiusa Pesio chromosome 7, ASM4071231v1 contains the following coding sequences:
- the LOC142642390 gene encoding spermidine hydroxycinnamoyl transferase-like → MVVSLKNCCTVKPAEPTWNGPQPLSELDQVGTTTHVSTIYFYRPTQNWLSPPDTITNTLKESLSKALVPFYPIAGRLRWIGKGRLQINCNAEGVQFFEAESESKLEDFGDFSPCPEYEYLIPSVDYSVQIHEMPLLLVQLTKFMCGGISLSLLVSHAVVDGPSALHFFSEWARIARGEPLGTSPFHDRRVLRAGDPPRASPCIDHEGFIQPPLLLGKLDSLEERKKKTTVAILKLTKTQVEKLKKMANEDQSSDLERGYTRYETLAGHIWRCACKARKHENEQPTALGVCVDSRRRMSTPLPIGYFGNATLDVIATSRAGDLMYKPLSYASSRIREAIKKVNDEFVNSGIDFLKNQPDLTPFQDIHSVGSTRGPFYGNPNLGVVSWLTIPIYGLDFGWGKEIYMGPGTHDFDGDSLVLPSHDGDGSLTVALCLQVAHMDDFKKHFYEDI, encoded by the coding sequence ACCCTTATCAGAATTAGATCAAGTTGGTACCACAACTCATGTTTCCACAATCTATTTCTACCGTCCAACACAAAACTGGCTTTCACCACCAGACACCATTACCAATACTCTTAAAGAGTCATTAAGCAAAGCATTGGTGCCTTTCTATCCAATAGCTGGTCGTTTGCGTTGGATAGGCAAAGGCCGTCTTCAAATTAATTGCAATGCTGAAGGGGTTCAATTCTTCGAAGCTGAATCTGAGTCCAAATTAGAAGATTTTGGTGACTTCTCTCCCTGTCCAGAGTATGAGTACTTAATCCCAAGTGTAGATTATAGTGTCCAAATTCATGAAATGCCATTATTATTGGTGCAACTCACTAAGTTCATGTGTGGAGGCATTAGTCTTAGCCTATTGGTATCACATGCTGTGGTTGATGGACCAAGTGCACTACACTTCTTTTCAGAGTGGGCTAGGATTGCTCGAGGTGAGCCATTAGGGACATCACCATTTCATGATCGAAGGGTTTTAAGAGCTGGGGATCCCCCAAGAGCTAGTCCATGCATTGACCACGAGGGGTTTATTCAACCCCCACTCTTGCTTGGGAAATTGGATAGTCTAGAAGAGCGAAAGAAGAAGACTACGGTGGCCATTTTAAAGCTTACAAAAACCCAAGTTGAAAAGCTAAAGAAGATGGCAAATGAGGATCAGAGTAGCGATTTAGAGCGTGGTTACACACGGTATGAGACTTTGGCGGGACACATTTGGAGATGTGCATGCAAAGCTCGTAAACACGAAAATGAACAACCTACGGCATTAGGTGTTTGTGTTGACTCAAGAAGGCGCATGAGTACACCATTGCCAATTGGGTACTTTGGCAATGCAACTTTGGATGTGATTGCTACGAGTCGTGCCGGGGATTTGATGTACAAACCATTAAGCTATGCTTCAAGTAGGATAAGAGAGGCTATCAAGAAAGTGAATGATGAGTTTGTGAATTCGGGTATTGATTTTTTGAAGAATCAACCGGACTTGACACCATTTCAAGACATTCATTCCGTGGGGAGCACCCGAGGGCCTTTCTATGGAAATCCAAATCTTGGGGTTGTGAGCTGGTTGACCATACCAATCTATGGCCTTGATTTTGGATGGGGGAAGGAGATTTATATGGGGCCAGGAACACATGATTTTGATGGAGACTCGCTTGTCCTTCCGAgtcatgatggagatggatcgTTGACTGTGGCTTTGTGTCTGCAAGTGGCTCATATGGATGATTTTAAGAAGCACTTCTATGAAGATATTTAG